In Nitrosarchaeum koreense MY1, one genomic interval encodes:
- a CDS encoding 30S ribosomal protein S12, with protein MTKSPLGLFAGRVLIAKRKRQRWAISTYKRRKLGIDKKADPLGGAPQGRGIVLEKVGIAAKQPNSAVRKCVRVQLIKNGKTVTAFLPRDGAMNFIDEHDEVHIQGMGATQGGAMGDIPGVRFKVFKVNGTSLNELVTGKKEKPRR; from the coding sequence ATGACAAAATCACCACTAGGTTTATTCGCAGGCAGAGTTCTAATCGCAAAAAGAAAGAGACAACGATGGGCAATCTCTACTTACAAAAGACGAAAACTTGGTATTGATAAAAAAGCAGATCCTCTTGGTGGTGCTCCACAAGGAAGAGGAATAGTTTTAGAAAAAGTAGGTATTGCAGCAAAACAACCAAACTCTGCTGTAAGAAAATGTGTTAGGGTTCAATTAATTAAAAACGGTAAAACTGTAACAGCATTCTTGCCCCGAGACGGTGCAATGAATTTCATTGATGAACACGACGAAGTACACATCCAAGGAATGGGTGCAACACAAGGTGGTGCAATGGGCGATATTCCAGGTGTACGATTCAAAGTATTCAAAGTAAATGGAACATCTCTTAACGAACTAGTAACTGGCAAGAAAGAAAAACCAAGGAGATAA
- a CDS encoding NAD(P)/FAD-dependent oxidoreductase: protein MKIAVMGMGVAGSYLMARLKSSEHEVVGYERSTQERHDSICAWGTIKSELDKFCSKVGRNFDDFLIHDGKTMHVKMNNNVKFDIGLHGLCTYDKLALIKDFIKDSKIIYGVAPKLEELEKEYDMIVDCTGFARTYLPKLEEDFFLPTYEYKVEYEDKVPFDDFYIEPFPGMSGYFWYFPLGEKYAHIGAGDYRKNHIKATDDFLKKYGGKVQKTKGRPIRLATPGKCKPFYKGKVVGVGESIGTVYALLGEGIIPSMQCVDIFVENMHDFAAYEKAVDEHYKIYDKVFKFVRAKIHKDFNFFKSLPDFISIFRYMKKNEARFGMDVKISDLMKVAKA from the coding sequence ATGAAGATTGCAGTTATGGGCATGGGTGTTGCAGGAAGTTATCTTATGGCCAGACTCAAAAGTTCAGAACATGAGGTTGTAGGTTATGAACGAAGCACACAAGAGAGACATGATTCTATTTGCGCATGGGGTACAATAAAATCAGAACTAGACAAGTTTTGCAGTAAAGTAGGACGAAATTTTGATGACTTTCTAATCCATGACGGAAAAACCATGCATGTAAAGATGAATAATAACGTAAAATTTGATATCGGTCTGCATGGCTTGTGCACATATGACAAACTTGCATTAATCAAAGATTTCATTAAAGATTCTAAAATTATCTACGGCGTAGCACCAAAGCTAGAAGAACTAGAAAAAGAGTATGACATGATAGTTGATTGTACTGGATTTGCAAGAACTTATCTTCCAAAGCTAGAAGAGGATTTTTTCTTACCAACATACGAATACAAAGTAGAGTATGAAGACAAGGTTCCATTTGATGACTTTTACATTGAACCATTTCCAGGAATGTCTGGGTATTTTTGGTATTTCCCACTAGGTGAAAAGTATGCACATATTGGTGCAGGCGATTACAGAAAGAATCACATCAAGGCAACTGACGATTTTCTAAAAAAGTATGGCGGTAAAGTTCAAAAAACTAAAGGAAGGCCAATTAGACTTGCAACTCCTGGCAAGTGCAAACCATTTTACAAAGGCAAAGTTGTAGGAGTTGGAGAATCAATTGGTACTGTCTATGCGTTACTAGGTGAGGGAATCATTCCAAGTATGCAGTGTGTGGATATCTTTGTTGAGAACATGCATGACTTTGCAGCTTATGAAAAAGCAGTTGATGAACATTACAAAATTTACGACAAAGTTTTCAAGTTTGTTAGAGCAAAGATTCACAAGGACTTTAATTTCTTCAAGTCACTTCCAGACTTTATCTCAATTTTTAGATACATGAAGAAAAACGAAGCTAGATTTGGAATGGATGTAAAGATTTCTGATCTGATGAAAGTAGCAAAGGCCTAA
- a CDS encoding rhodanese-like domain-containing protein yields the protein MADKITAKELMSQKNDFVIIDVREIDELKGGIIEDSIHMPLGLTIRNTKKKQIEDMRDKKICTYCSSGYRGNIAADELTKEGFYAITLDGGYSSWL from the coding sequence ATGGCAGACAAGATTACAGCAAAGGAGCTAATGTCTCAAAAAAATGATTTTGTAATAATTGATGTTCGTGAAATAGATGAATTAAAAGGCGGTATAATTGAAGACTCTATTCACATGCCTTTAGGGTTGACAATTCGCAATACAAAGAAAAAACAGATCGAAGATATGCGAGACAAGAAAATCTGTACCTACTGTAGTTCTGGGTATCGTGGAAACATTGCAGCTGACGAGTTGACAAAAGAAGGATTTTATGCAATTACACTTGATGGTGGATATTCATCTTGGCTCTAA
- a CDS encoding NusA-like transcription termination signal-binding factor — MTQSIKLTTDQMRMMSLFQNVTGATARDCVEDEKQDRVIFVVNTGKMGLAIGKGGIHIKSLQNIVKKNVELVEFDEDPAKFLTNLLNSKLVSEVKINTRADGSKQAIVMVDPRKKGIVVGREGRNAEKARLLAKRYFDITSVLINSPEKATLEM; from the coding sequence ATGACACAATCAATTAAACTTACAACAGATCAAATGCGAATGATGTCACTCTTTCAAAATGTTACAGGTGCAACTGCTCGTGATTGTGTCGAAGATGAAAAACAAGATCGTGTAATTTTTGTAGTAAATACTGGTAAAATGGGATTGGCAATCGGAAAAGGTGGAATTCATATCAAATCATTGCAAAACATTGTAAAGAAAAATGTCGAACTCGTTGAATTTGACGAGGATCCAGCCAAATTTTTAACAAATCTCCTTAATTCTAAACTCGTCTCTGAAGTAAAAATAAATACACGTGCCGATGGTTCAAAACAGGCAATAGTTATGGTAGACCCAAGAAAGAAAGGCATTGTTGTAGGAAGAGAAGGCAGAAATGCTGAGAAAGCAAGACTTTTAGCTAAACGATATTTTGATATTACGAGTGTATTGATTAACAGTCCTGAAAAAGCAACATTGGAGATGTAA
- a CDS encoding ribosomal L7Ae/L30e/S12e/Gadd45 family protein, with the protein MSKILEKTLKDAQKENTLTIGTKQVLNSMKDSKLIVLSQSVKKEMFAKIESDAKKEKIPLVNFQGTSVALGRLCGLQFRISTISFTSITDANIKSILKDTETEEKNE; encoded by the coding sequence ATGAGTAAGATACTAGAAAAGACACTAAAAGATGCACAGAAAGAAAATACATTAACAATTGGCACTAAACAAGTATTGAACTCTATGAAAGATTCCAAATTAATTGTCCTGTCTCAATCTGTAAAAAAAGAGATGTTTGCAAAAATTGAATCAGATGCGAAAAAAGAAAAAATACCATTAGTTAACTTTCAGGGAACTTCAGTTGCATTAGGAAGACTATGCGGCTTACAATTCCGAATCTCAACAATATCATTTACATCAATAACTGATGCAAACATTAAATCAATTCTTAAAGATACAGAAACTGAGGAAAAAAATGAATAA
- a CDS encoding zinc-ribbon domain-containing protein — MKPQSCRNCGKELYQNQRACPSCGRDTGYDDTE; from the coding sequence GTGAAACCTCAATCATGTAGAAACTGTGGAAAAGAGTTGTATCAAAACCAAAGGGCTTGTCCTAGTTGTGGTAGAGATACTGGTTATGATGATACAGAGTAA
- a CDS encoding nitroreductase family protein, protein MDTFDAIKSRRSIKSFQNYTMSKEEINQLLEAAILSPTSYNIQNWRFVIVTKQEIKDKLCALSYGQKQVAEASLVIILCADLKAWDKDPERYWINIPEGPRQSIAKAIRQSYTGNPTLEKDEAMRSCGFAAQTIMLAAKAMGYDTCPMEGFDFGKVGNLINLPSDHIISMMVVVGKKAKDAAPRGGQLQLSEVVFEDHF, encoded by the coding sequence ATGGATACATTTGATGCAATAAAATCAAGAAGATCAATTAAGAGTTTTCAAAATTATACAATGAGTAAAGAAGAGATTAATCAATTATTGGAAGCTGCTATTTTATCTCCAACATCATATAACATCCAGAATTGGCGATTTGTCATTGTGACAAAACAGGAGATCAAAGACAAGCTTTGCGCTTTATCATATGGTCAGAAACAAGTGGCAGAAGCCTCTTTGGTAATTATTTTATGTGCTGACTTGAAAGCATGGGACAAAGATCCTGAACGATACTGGATAAACATTCCAGAAGGCCCACGTCAATCTATTGCAAAAGCAATTAGACAATCATACACTGGAAATCCAACACTTGAAAAAGATGAGGCAATGCGTTCTTGTGGATTTGCAGCTCAGACTATAATGCTTGCAGCAAAAGCTATGGGTTATGACACTTGCCCTATGGAGGGATTTGATTTTGGAAAAGTTGGTAATCTGATCAATCTGCCATCTGATCACATCATATCTATGATGGTAGTTGTTGGCAAAAAAGCAAAAGATGCTGCTCCTAGAGGTGGACAGTTACAATTATCTGAAGTAGTCTTTGAAGATCATTTTTAG
- a CDS encoding LSM domain-containing protein produces MGDEISNLMSNNKDKVILLRLRNNKSVRGNLQDFDVHMNLTLEDAEDISDGKTVKLGKILLRGDNILAVSLPDEES; encoded by the coding sequence ATGGGCGATGAAATTTCTAATTTAATGAGCAATAACAAAGACAAAGTCATTTTATTGCGATTAAGAAACAACAAATCTGTCAGAGGAAATTTACAAGACTTTGATGTTCATATGAATTTGACATTAGAAGACGCTGAAGATATCTCTGATGGAAAAACTGTAAAACTTGGAAAGATACTTTTACGCGGAGATAACATTTTGGCAGTATCGCTGCCAGATGAAGAATCTTAG
- the leuS gene encoding leucine--tRNA ligase: MEIRWNEIESKWRKRWNDSKNFETDPSEKEKKFITVAYPYPNSPQHIGHGRTYTLADVHARFYRMNGFNVLFPMAFHYTGTPILGMAKRVEANDREIIENLKNLYGVPEESIKTFVEPVKIADYFHKEIKTGMIEIGYSIDWRREFTTIDPVYSKFIEWQIKTLREKKLIIQGSHPVGWCPKDQNPVSQHDTLGDVEPDFTEYILIKFKYEDYIIPTATLRPETIFGVVNLWVNPEIIYKKITVDNEKWIVSKECAYKLEFLDKKITHDGEIKGAELIGKLVTVPHRNESILMLPASFVESGTGTGMVMSVPAHAPFDYQALEDLKKAKIEPELASKVAKIIPISIIQTEGFGENPAKEAVEKFGVVNQSDPKLEEATKEVYGKEFYGGKLKQNTEQFAGIKVAYAKDTIKEWLIKNKHADILLELTNTPVRCRCGAECVVKVLNNQWFLNYGNKDWKELATKCFDEMNILPQEIRSEFNYVIGWLRERACARQHGLGTKLPWDKDWIVESLSDSVIYMAYYTISKFVNDGTLKAEKLSPEFFDYIFLGKGDANKVSSITELTVDVINQIKKEFDYFYPVDSRHSGRDLVPNHLTFFVLNHVAIFPENNWPKEIVVNGSVLMNGSKMSKSMGNIIPLRKAIQDYGADPIRLAIIISAELLQDADFNMESVSGIQNKLESLYNECSRLKAEKIENLEAEDKWILSKTQSMISQVTTSIEKMRLREALHDILFSFESDLSWYTKRVNAKNRTNISGILHQINSVRVAMLSPFAPHIAEEMWEKLGHSDLASTSQWPKYSEENINASAIQSEELLKLLIDDIGNILKVTKITPKKITIYTADLFKSKVYHSILEKVMSGQTNMGIVMKELIANSETADVKKTPDFVQKTIKDILSEPTEIRQMKLESKEFDEKKFLTNELTDIGKKEFGVDIDVFSESDDGIYDPKAKARHARPFKPAILIE; the protein is encoded by the coding sequence ATGGAAATAAGATGGAATGAGATTGAATCAAAATGGAGAAAGAGATGGAATGACTCGAAAAACTTTGAAACAGATCCAAGTGAAAAAGAAAAAAAATTCATAACAGTTGCATATCCATATCCAAATTCACCTCAACATATTGGACATGGTAGAACATACACGCTAGCTGATGTTCATGCAAGATTTTATAGAATGAATGGATTCAATGTACTCTTTCCGATGGCGTTTCACTATACTGGAACTCCAATACTTGGGATGGCAAAAAGAGTAGAGGCAAACGACAGAGAAATAATTGAGAATTTAAAAAATCTTTACGGAGTACCAGAAGAATCAATCAAGACATTTGTAGAACCAGTAAAGATTGCAGATTATTTCCACAAAGAAATCAAGACAGGAATGATTGAGATTGGATATTCTATTGACTGGAGACGGGAGTTTACAACAATTGATCCAGTGTATAGTAAATTTATCGAGTGGCAGATCAAAACATTAAGGGAAAAAAAATTAATCATTCAAGGTTCTCATCCAGTTGGCTGGTGTCCAAAGGATCAAAATCCTGTATCACAACATGATACTTTGGGAGATGTGGAGCCAGACTTTACTGAATATATTTTAATTAAATTCAAGTATGAAGATTACATCATACCAACTGCAACACTTCGACCTGAAACAATCTTTGGTGTTGTCAATCTCTGGGTTAATCCTGAAATAATTTATAAGAAAATTACAGTGGATAACGAAAAATGGATTGTAAGCAAAGAATGTGCATATAAGTTAGAATTTTTGGATAAAAAAATTACACATGATGGCGAGATAAAAGGTGCAGAACTAATTGGAAAATTAGTTACAGTTCCACACAGAAATGAATCAATCCTAATGCTTCCAGCTAGTTTTGTTGAAAGCGGAACTGGTACAGGAATGGTAATGTCAGTTCCAGCCCATGCTCCATTTGATTATCAGGCACTTGAAGATCTCAAAAAGGCCAAAATTGAGCCTGAATTAGCCTCAAAAGTAGCCAAAATTATCCCAATCTCAATTATTCAGACTGAAGGCTTTGGAGAAAATCCAGCAAAAGAAGCAGTTGAGAAATTTGGTGTCGTAAATCAAAGTGATCCAAAATTAGAAGAAGCAACAAAGGAGGTTTATGGAAAAGAGTTCTACGGTGGAAAATTAAAACAAAATACAGAACAATTTGCTGGAATCAAAGTAGCATATGCAAAAGATACAATCAAGGAATGGCTAATCAAAAACAAGCATGCAGATATTTTACTAGAACTAACAAACACTCCTGTTCGATGTAGATGTGGAGCTGAATGTGTAGTCAAGGTTCTTAACAATCAGTGGTTCCTAAACTATGGCAATAAAGACTGGAAGGAACTAGCTACCAAATGTTTTGATGAGATGAATATTTTACCACAAGAGATTAGATCAGAGTTTAACTATGTAATTGGGTGGTTGAGAGAAAGAGCTTGTGCAAGACAGCATGGACTTGGGACTAAACTGCCATGGGATAAGGACTGGATCGTAGAAAGTCTATCAGATTCTGTAATTTACATGGCATACTATACAATTTCAAAATTTGTAAATGATGGAACACTAAAGGCTGAAAAATTATCTCCAGAATTCTTTGATTATATTTTCTTGGGCAAAGGTGATGCAAACAAGGTATCTTCAATTACAGAATTAACAGTCGATGTAATTAATCAAATCAAAAAAGAATTTGACTACTTTTATCCAGTGGATTCAAGACATTCAGGACGTGACCTTGTTCCAAATCACTTGACATTCTTTGTTTTAAATCATGTTGCAATATTTCCTGAAAACAACTGGCCAAAAGAAATTGTAGTTAATGGTTCAGTATTGATGAACGGTTCTAAAATGTCAAAGAGTATGGGAAATATCATACCATTACGAAAAGCAATTCAAGATTATGGCGCAGACCCAATTAGACTAGCAATTATTATATCAGCAGAATTACTTCAGGATGCTGATTTTAACATGGAGTCAGTCTCAGGCATTCAAAACAAACTAGAATCATTATACAACGAATGCTCGAGGCTAAAAGCAGAGAAAATTGAGAATTTGGAGGCTGAAGACAAGTGGATTTTATCTAAAACCCAGAGTATGATATCTCAAGTTACCACATCTATTGAAAAGATGAGATTAAGAGAGGCATTGCATGATATCTTGTTTTCATTTGAATCTGATCTTAGCTGGTACACAAAAAGAGTAAATGCAAAAAATAGGACAAACATTTCAGGAATTTTACATCAGATAAATTCAGTACGTGTTGCAATGTTATCACCATTTGCACCACATATAGCAGAAGAGATGTGGGAAAAACTTGGACATTCTGATTTAGCATCAACTTCTCAATGGCCAAAATATTCTGAAGAGAATATCAATGCATCTGCGATTCAATCCGAAGAATTGTTAAAATTACTAATTGACGATATAGGAAATATTCTTAAAGTAACAAAAATTACTCCAAAAAAGATTACAATCTATACTGCTGATTTATTCAAATCCAAAGTATATCATTCAATTTTAGAAAAAGTGATGTCAGGACAAACAAACATGGGAATTGTAATGAAGGAGTTAATTGCAAATTCAGAAACTGCAGATGTTAAAAAAACTCCAGACTTTGTTCAAAAGACAATTAAGGATATTTTATCAGAACCAACTGAAATCAGACAGATGAAATTAGAATCAAAAGAATTTGATGAGAAAAAATTCCTGACAAATGAATTAACCGACATTGGAAAGAAGGAGTTTGGAGTAGATATTGATGTGTTTTCTGAATCAGATGATGGAATCTATGACCCTAAAGCAAAGGCAAGACATGCAAGACCATTCAAACCAGCAATATTGATTGAATAG
- a CDS encoding 30S ribosomal protein S7, translating to MAETKNFLLFRKWDMSDIEIQDPGLKTAISLRRQILPYTFGRSALKRFNKAEVNIVERLCNKVMHFGKKYAKNTGRMTGKKTKVLNTVKVAFDIIALKTGKNPVEVLVRAIENSAPNEDTTRIVYGGTVYHVSVDVAPIRRVDMALKFIADSIRDATYSNPKPIEEHMAEQLILAAANDPNAPSVKKKHELERIAQASR from the coding sequence TTGGCTGAGACAAAAAATTTCTTATTATTTAGAAAATGGGACATGTCTGATATTGAAATCCAAGATCCTGGATTAAAGACAGCAATTTCATTAAGACGACAAATCTTACCCTACACTTTTGGTCGTTCAGCATTAAAGAGATTTAATAAAGCTGAAGTAAACATTGTAGAAAGACTTTGCAACAAAGTCATGCACTTTGGAAAGAAATATGCTAAAAACACTGGACGTATGACTGGTAAGAAAACCAAAGTACTCAACACTGTTAAAGTTGCATTTGATATTATTGCATTAAAGACTGGAAAAAATCCAGTTGAGGTGTTAGTTAGAGCAATTGAAAACTCTGCGCCAAATGAAGACACTACAAGAATTGTATATGGTGGTACAGTCTACCATGTATCAGTAGATGTAGCTCCAATTAGAAGAGTCGACATGGCACTAAAGTTCATTGCAGACTCTATACGAGATGCAACATATTCTAATCCAAAACCAATTGAAGAACATATGGCCGAACAGCTAATCTTGGCCGCAGCAAACGACCCAAATGCTCCTTCTGTAAAGAAGAAACATGAATTAGAAAGAATAGCACAAGCTTCTAGATAG
- a CDS encoding DoxX family protein, with the protein MNVTQQVTKINRLHEITYWGIRASVGVIFIVYGLQKFNPIWKDYLIGFGLPPELQIPVALAETIGGIFLIAGFMTRITGIIFSVILLDAIFHIRWEKGFFISQGGWDYDLALLAMVLFVLVTGSGKISIASKVKIPHLLH; encoded by the coding sequence ATGAACGTAACCCAACAAGTCACAAAAATAAATAGACTCCATGAGATAACCTACTGGGGAATAAGAGCATCAGTAGGAGTAATCTTTATCGTATATGGATTGCAGAAATTCAATCCAATATGGAAAGATTATCTTATTGGATTTGGATTGCCGCCAGAACTGCAAATCCCAGTAGCATTGGCAGAAACTATTGGCGGAATATTCCTAATTGCAGGATTCATGACTAGAATTACAGGAATAATATTTAGTGTGATTCTACTTGATGCAATATTTCACATTAGATGGGAAAAAGGATTTTTCATATCTCAAGGAGGCTGGGATTATGATCTTGCATTACTTGCAATGGTTCTTTTTGTTCTAGTTACAGGTTCAGGTAAGATATCCATTGCATCAAAAGTGAAGATTCCACACCTTCTTCACTGA
- a CDS encoding tetratricopeptide repeat protein codes for MFGYTIGLLLVLIVLFPLTIPSIFADPILLDFDKTEYHTGDNMLITGHISNYKMPIIAMSLFDPEGDILSANNLIIDSNGTFSKEFSLDSPFYDKSGQYTVKLNYGKIVQNEFFTIIGNTSEPEIIIPESIAPEIISINTDKNQYYDQNFITITGSVNTIDSPTVLIGVHDPYGTPIGFYFGEINSDLKFSTKFLVKSGVNFKIDGTYQVKAHYGESEKTINFEFSKKLDTVIEPEIKTPEIKTPEIKTPEIKTPEIKTSEKNINSVDYQSQIKKYDNLSVEDIELGKLLNQINLDCDHSRLVDTISYNDGMGPALYRLCKFDQSLNFFNDSLSKDPNNVEIITSKGSVLGKMGRTLESISYYDAALNIDPDFIPAINNKANALANMKKYGESISLYNKALEKNPSYDTARKNLQLVLQESSLGNIVFTEYASTSTDIPSNIVSSKNTMTEKLQTENNLKTQTKNPTNIFEELSLVFSSLGSLFGFQN; via the coding sequence GTGTTTGGATATACTATTGGATTATTGCTAGTGTTAATTGTATTATTTCCACTTACAATACCTTCAATATTTGCCGATCCAATTTTGCTAGACTTTGATAAAACCGAATATCATACTGGTGATAATATGCTGATTACAGGACATATCTCAAATTATAAGATGCCAATAATAGCAATGAGTCTTTTTGATCCTGAAGGGGATATTTTATCTGCAAATAATTTGATTATTGACTCCAATGGTACCTTCTCTAAAGAATTTTCATTAGACTCTCCGTTTTATGATAAATCAGGACAATACACTGTAAAACTAAATTATGGTAAGATAGTTCAAAATGAATTTTTTACAATTATAGGTAATACTTCTGAGCCTGAAATAATAATTCCGGAATCTATAGCACCTGAAATTATTTCCATAAACACTGACAAGAATCAATACTATGATCAAAATTTTATCACAATAACAGGTTCTGTTAATACAATTGATTCTCCAACTGTACTGATTGGAGTTCATGATCCATACGGTACACCAATCGGATTTTATTTTGGAGAAATTAATTCTGACTTGAAATTTTCTACAAAGTTTCTTGTAAAGTCTGGTGTTAATTTTAAAATCGATGGAACTTATCAAGTAAAAGCACATTATGGTGAGAGTGAAAAAACAATAAACTTTGAATTTTCTAAAAAACTAGATACTGTGATAGAGCCAGAAATAAAAACACCAGAAATAAAAACACCAGAAATAAAAACACCAGAAATAAAAACACCAGAAATAAAAACTTCTGAAAAAAATATCAATTCAGTTGATTATCAATCCCAGATAAAAAAATATGATAATCTATCTGTTGAAGATATAGAATTAGGAAAACTACTAAATCAAATTAATTTGGATTGTGATCATAGTAGACTCGTTGATACCATTTCATATAATGATGGAATGGGACCGGCGCTATACCGACTTTGCAAATTTGATCAGTCCTTGAATTTCTTTAATGACTCTTTATCAAAAGATCCAAACAATGTTGAAATTATAACTAGTAAAGGTTCTGTCCTTGGAAAAATGGGTCGTACTTTAGAATCTATTTCATATTATGATGCAGCTCTCAATATAGATCCAGATTTTATTCCTGCAATTAACAATAAAGCAAATGCCCTTGCAAATATGAAAAAATATGGCGAATCTATCTCTCTTTACAATAAAGCCCTTGAAAAAAATCCAAGTTATGATACTGCAAGAAAAAATCTCCAATTAGTTTTACAAGAATCCTCATTGGGAAATATAGTATTTACTGAATATGCTTCTACAAGCACAGATATTCCATCTAACATCGTATCTTCAAAAAATACCATGACTGAAAAACTGCAAACGGAAAATAATTTAAAAACCCAAACAAAAAATCCAACTAATATCTTTGAAGAATTATCTTTGGTATTTTCATCATTAGGCTCTCTCTTCGGATTTCAAAATTAA
- a CDS encoding YkgJ family cysteine cluster protein, translating into MSQKEIEESLNLLQKDWDVDPILRQFMLGKITDVSDYSIKVKDVIFHIPYLASEKKYILWKCFWPDCHNCCDRQGRLPLTSDDLITIGKGLKYKKTSDFIKNETITTTWQDSSPSGQTTTMTTINLKRKKDETIQEDGTHISCRFLDEKGGCSMHPDRPGVCYLYPFSTWLENEKGMARVHATYQFTGDCPGFYLAEDMQQMKQELKDYSKIIYDYTLSSSRTMRENFGSVSFG; encoded by the coding sequence TTGTCTCAAAAAGAAATTGAAGAATCACTGAATTTATTGCAAAAAGATTGGGATGTTGATCCCATTTTGCGCCAATTCATGCTAGGAAAAATAACTGATGTTAGTGATTATTCCATTAAAGTAAAAGATGTAATTTTTCATATTCCATATTTGGCATCTGAAAAAAAATATATTTTGTGGAAATGTTTTTGGCCCGACTGTCATAACTGCTGTGACCGACAAGGTAGATTACCATTAACATCTGATGATCTAATTACAATTGGAAAGGGTCTAAAATACAAAAAAACATCCGATTTTATAAAAAATGAAACAATAACTACAACTTGGCAAGACTCTTCTCCTTCTGGCCAAACCACCACAATGACTACAATTAATCTAAAACGAAAAAAAGATGAGACCATACAGGAAGATGGGACTCATATCTCTTGTAGATTCTTAGATGAAAAAGGTGGATGTAGTATGCATCCAGATAGGCCTGGTGTATGTTATCTCTATCCTTTCTCTACATGGCTTGAAAATGAAAAAGGTATGGCACGAGTTCATGCTACATACCAGTTTACGGGTGATTGTCCTGGATTTTACCTAGCAGAAGACATGCAACAAATGAAACAAGAGCTCAAAGACTATTCAAAAATAATTTATGATTATACCTTATCATCAAGCAGAACAATGAGAGAAAACTTTGGTTCTGTAAGTTTTGGTTAG